Proteins co-encoded in one Malus sylvestris chromosome 9, drMalSylv7.2, whole genome shotgun sequence genomic window:
- the LOC126582040 gene encoding uncharacterized protein LOC126582040 isoform X1: MHGSSGCLACHSKTALKTSVNEPPKGLLNEGRTVKKPSISEDFWTTSTWDMDNSAVQSKGSILSISTNQTLDLHGGSGSSSTPAEFVNHGLLLWSQTRHLWVGNQKSESPSKKIREPKLGWNVSYESLLGSTKPFPQPIPLPVSPCPCLPAVILTHYLIFFPGSDINRKW; encoded by the exons ATGCATGGG AGCAGTGGTTGTCTAGCATGCCATAGTAAGACCGCACTGAAAACTTCAGTGAATGAGCCACCGAAAGGGTTATTAAACGAAGGTCGGACTGTAAAGAAACCAAGCATATCAGAGGATTTTTGGACCACCAGCACGTGGGATATGGACAACAGTGCAGTTCAGTCCAAGGGAAGCATCTTATCAATCAGCACAAACCAGACCCTTGATCTGCATGGTGGCTCTGGCAGCAGTAGCACCCCTGCCGAATTTGTAAATCATG GTCTTCTTCTGTGGAGCCAGACTAGGCACCTTTGGGTAGGGAATCAAAAGTCTGAGAGCCCGTCAAAGAAAATTCGAGAACCCAAATTAGG TTGGAATGTGTCGTATGAAAGTTTACTTGGGAGTACAAAGCCTTTCCCTCAGCCTATTCCTCTCCCGGTGAGCCCCTGCCCCTGCCTGCCCGCTGTTATCCTTACACactatctaattttttttcctggtTCCGACATTAACAGGAAATGGTAG
- the LOC126582040 gene encoding uncharacterized protein LOC126582040 isoform X3, with translation MHGSSGCLACHSKTALKTSVNEPPKGLLNEGRTVKKPSISEDFWTTSTWDMDNSAVQSKGSILSISTNQTLDLHGGSGSSSTPAEFVNHGLLLWSQTRHLWVGNQKSESPSKKIREPKLGWNVSYESLLGSTKPFPQPIPLPEMVDFLVDIWEQEGLYD, from the exons ATGCATGGG AGCAGTGGTTGTCTAGCATGCCATAGTAAGACCGCACTGAAAACTTCAGTGAATGAGCCACCGAAAGGGTTATTAAACGAAGGTCGGACTGTAAAGAAACCAAGCATATCAGAGGATTTTTGGACCACCAGCACGTGGGATATGGACAACAGTGCAGTTCAGTCCAAGGGAAGCATCTTATCAATCAGCACAAACCAGACCCTTGATCTGCATGGTGGCTCTGGCAGCAGTAGCACCCCTGCCGAATTTGTAAATCATG GTCTTCTTCTGTGGAGCCAGACTAGGCACCTTTGGGTAGGGAATCAAAAGTCTGAGAGCCCGTCAAAGAAAATTCGAGAACCCAAATTAGG TTGGAATGTGTCGTATGAAAGTTTACTTGGGAGTACAAAGCCTTTCCCTCAGCCTATTCCTCTCCCG GAAATGGTAGATTTTCTCGTGGATATTTGGGAGCAAGAAGGGTTGTACGATTGA
- the LOC126582040 gene encoding uncharacterized protein LOC126582040 isoform X2 — protein MGGCLACHSKTALKTSVNEPPKGLLNEGRTVKKPSISEDFWTTSTWDMDNSAVQSKGSILSISTNQTLDLHGGSGSSSTPAEFVNHGLLLWSQTRHLWVGNQKSESPSKKIREPKLGWNVSYESLLGSTKPFPQPIPLPVSPCPCLPAVILTHYLIFFPGSDINRKW, from the exons ATGGG TGGTTGTCTAGCATGCCATAGTAAGACCGCACTGAAAACTTCAGTGAATGAGCCACCGAAAGGGTTATTAAACGAAGGTCGGACTGTAAAGAAACCAAGCATATCAGAGGATTTTTGGACCACCAGCACGTGGGATATGGACAACAGTGCAGTTCAGTCCAAGGGAAGCATCTTATCAATCAGCACAAACCAGACCCTTGATCTGCATGGTGGCTCTGGCAGCAGTAGCACCCCTGCCGAATTTGTAAATCATG GTCTTCTTCTGTGGAGCCAGACTAGGCACCTTTGGGTAGGGAATCAAAAGTCTGAGAGCCCGTCAAAGAAAATTCGAGAACCCAAATTAGG TTGGAATGTGTCGTATGAAAGTTTACTTGGGAGTACAAAGCCTTTCCCTCAGCCTATTCCTCTCCCGGTGAGCCCCTGCCCCTGCCTGCCCGCTGTTATCCTTACACactatctaattttttttcctggtTCCGACATTAACAGGAAATGGTAG
- the LOC126633882 gene encoding uncharacterized protein LOC126633882, which yields MTFVYTSVSFSPSSPLRYLRASVFISVYIWDLTSKKEYYRQNHSFSLLLSLIRDFLNLVLSLILSISPQQTLKLSFTLPPSQTTRPNTRTNIRTLSNLHRSKKIKPPSSSSRRYESNHTYFRTFQAYRKLLEVLRRLGVVRWKFLDVRTRRSTSSKFGRSFRGFFRRIPNDLGVKKFRQNPTAGETSPATQGRRRRACMGQAVGGM from the exons ATGACCTTTGTCTACACTTCCGTTTCGTTTTCACCCTCCTCCCCCTTGCGGTATCTGCGTGCTTCGGTGTTCATTTCTGTTTATATTTGGGACCTAACAAGTAAAAAGGAATACTATAGACA AAATCATTCCTtttcccttttactttctttaaTCCGTGATTTCCTCAACCTTGTCCTCTCACtcattctctctatctctccccAACAAACTCTCAAGCTCTCATtcactctccctccctctcaaACCACACGGCCAAACACACGGACCAACATTAGAACTCTCTCAAATCTTCATAGATCGAAGAAAATAAAACCACCATCGTCTTCGTCTCGACGATACGAGTCCAACCATACCTATTTCAG gacttTTCAAGCTTATAGGAAGCTTCTTGAGGTCCTTAGGAGGCTTGGGGtagttcgttggaagtttttggacgtaagaacacggagatcgacaagttcaaagtttggccggagctttcgaggctttttcaGGCGAATCCCCAACGATTTAGGGGTCAAG aaaTTTCGGCAAAACCCCACCGCCGgcgaaaccagtccggcgacccaaggaagaagacgaCGCGCGTGCATGGGCCAAGCTGTTGGTGGCATGTGA